In Quercus lobata isolate SW786 chromosome 12, ValleyOak3.0 Primary Assembly, whole genome shotgun sequence, a genomic segment contains:
- the LOC115972432 gene encoding uncharacterized protein LOC115972432, with protein MPPTSNMGEEPKFQQRWEFRRGDTEFDSSSEESKSSSSSQPVLKKHKLVSSFISDEHNEAMDTNRVQQKGKRTPGNGGQIKIGKAKKKDARRSRKENLANNAMGRNSPEELNRNKNGASAYDPAALDDVKIFMDSLLQDLKDTRENLFRWMKEEMQKLVADDTAQKSKNRKGSCGRENIQVQHENFEKNNVQNQNNFEENAQVHPQYNFEDYVLVQRQNNFKDIVQLEHQKKIEDTLHVQHQNHFKESIQVQCQNNFKENIQEQHQNNHDTNIVQHHDNLKSGMGAQNCNDGSLKRPFNSNKATGHHNRYRAVENQVDYGQSTGPSASTRKEKGKTRLVSSVMRNLQSSPSIQVQHQKNFVLGLRAQNCNNGTSERSVKGKRIADSSKCSKVLEDQVDHRQAIGSMPSTENDKRERLATTANPKFPSNSSGQVASSMYLTLPTILTEAGIENYRLETSPCNYASPRSSGNKRDVNLSNANVMLNSSSYCGYFHDMRQEERLGSFTQTSSNIVGCLNQNSTPTTSIGTGFPVPLHQGMGEAYCIPSQRGLKNLPQDNYNIMGLRMNGGAITFSGGSYALSEQYVANNFHRNSN; from the coding sequence ATGCCCCCCACCTCAAATATGGGAGAGGAACCGAAATTTCAGCAGCGGTGGGAGTTTAGGAGGGGAGACACTGAGTTTGATTCTTCAAGTGAAGAGTCCAAATCAAGTTCAAGTAGCCAGCCAgttcttaagaagcataaaCTAGTTTCCAGCTTTATTTCTGATGAACATAATGAGGCCATGGACACCAATAGAGTTCAGCAAAAGGGCAAGCGCACTCCTGGCAATGGGGGTCAAATTAAAATTGGGAAGGCTAAGAAAAAGGATGCCAGAAGGAGTAGAAAGGAAAATTTAGCTAATAATGCAATGGGGAGGAATTCTCCCGAAGAGCTTAATAGAAATAAGAATGGAGCTAGTGCTTATGACCCTGCGGCCCTGGATGATGTTAAAATCTTCATGGATTCTCTATTACAGGATCTTAAAGATACGAGAGAAAATTTGTTTAGATGGATGAAGGAGGAAATGCAAAAATTGGTGGCAGATGATACTGCTCAGaaatcaaaaaatagaaaaggcaGTTGTGGAAGGGAGAATATCCAAGTGCAGCACGAGAACTTTGAGAAGAACAACGTGCAGAATCAAAACAACTTTGAGGAGAATGCTCAAGTGCACCCTCAATACAATTTTGAGGATTATGTCCTAGTGCAGCGTCAAAACAACTTCAAGGACATTGTCCAACTggagcaccaaaaaaaaattgaggacaCCCTCCATGTGCAGCATCAAAACCACTTCAAGGAGTCGATTCAAGTGCAGTGTCAAAACAACTTTAAAGAGAACATCCAAGAACAGCATCAAAACAACCATGACACAAACATTGTGCAGCATCATGACAATTTGAAGTCTGGCATGGGAGCTCAAAATTGCAATGATGGATCTTTAAAGAGGCCTTTTAATAGCAATAAGGCCACTGGTCATCATAATCGCTATCGAGCGGTTGAAAATCAAGTTGATTATGGCCAATCTACTGGACCTAGTGCATCTACAAGAAAGGAGAAAGGCAAAACAAGGTTGGTCTCATCTGTTATGCGAAATCTTCAATCTAGTCCTTCCATCCAAGTGCAACATCAGAAGAACTTTGTATTAGGCTTGAGGGCTCAAAACTGCAATAACGGCACTTCAGAAAGATCTGTAAAAGGCAAAAGGATAGCTGATTCCAGTAAATGCTCAAAAGTACTTGAAGATCAAGTTGATCACAGGCAAGCCATTGGATCCATGCCATCAACTGAAAATGACAAAAGAGAAAGGTTGGCAACAACTGCTAATCCAAAATTTCCATCCAATTCCTCAGGTCAGGTTGCTTCTTCCATGTATTTGACATTACCTACTATTCTAACAGAAGCCGGTATTGAGAATTACAGGCTTGAGACATCTCCATGCAATTATGCCAGCCCAAGATCTTCTGGGAATAAAAGGGATGTGAATTTATcaaatgcaaatgtgatgctCAATTCAAGTTCTTATTGCGGGTACTTTCATGACATGCGGCAAGAAGAAAGACTTGGAAGCTTTACTCAAACAAGTTCCAATATTGTAGGTTGCCTCAACCAAAACAGCACTCCAACCACAAGCATTGGAACTGGTTTCCCAGTCCCACTTCATCAGGGTATGGGTGAAGCCTATTGCATTCCAAGCCAGCGTGGTTTGAAAAATCTACCCCAAGACAATTACAACATAATGGGTCTAAGGATGAATGGAGGAGCCATAACATTTTCTGGTGGAAGCTATGCATTATCAGAACAATATGTTGCCAACAACTTCCACAGGAATTCCAATTAA
- the LOC115971280 gene encoding UDP-N-acetylmuramoyl-L-alanyl-D-glutamate--2,6-diaminopimelate ligase MurE homolog, chloroplastic has product MAFTFLSIPHFLSPPPPHFLSLKPHQVSPSKSSMPLLTLRVPNAIGPDGKYYPNPSDDDPPEAPEDSAHGVSKFQQIHRQASRARKLQEEDFLNNRSTYLSAIADVEDADENDDPSQISDSGDDMFGDIDKAIAMQRKEFVKQGLLKPNPKKKKKEESEDEVEGEGLDELEPEEVVDLEEIDELQGLRVVSEDSDTDGSERFDDDEVSKFANSNRGSMSNSNSNLNFDLDFDSYGKVKSRIVEPKFKMSLAELLDESKVVPVSVYGDLEVEITGIQHDSRLVCSGELFVCCVGRKTDGHLYLSEADKRGAVAVVASKEIDIEETLACKALVIVEDTNAVLPVLAASFYRYPSKNMAVIAVTGTNGKTTTTYLIKGLYEAMGLRTGMLSTVAYYVHGDNKLESPNTTPDAVLVQNLMAKMLHNGTEAVVMEASSHGLALGRCDEVDFDIAVFTNLTREHLDFHGTEEEYRDAKAKLFARMVDPERHRKVVNIDDPNAPHFIAQGNPDVPVVTFAMENKNADVHPLKFELSLFETQVLVNTPHGILEISSGLLGRHNIYNILAAVAVGIAVGAPLEDIVRGIEEVDAVPGRCELIDEEQAFGVIVDYAHTPDALSRLLDFVRELGPRRIITVVGCGGERDRGNRPMMAKIATDKSDVTILTSDNPRNEDPLDILDDMLAGVGWTMQDYLKYGENDYYPPLPNGHRLFLHDIRRVAVRCAVAMGEEGDMVVVAGKGHETYQIEGDKNEFFDDREECREALQYVDELHRAGIDTSEFPWRLPESH; this is encoded by the exons aTGGCTTTCACTTTCCTCTCTATCCcacactttctctctcctcctccaccccactttctctctctaaaaccccaTCAAGTTTCTCCTTCTAAATCTTCTATGCCTTTGCTTACTCTTCGAGTCCCAAATGCTATCGGACCCGACGGCAAGTACTACCCGAACCCATCAGACGACGACCCACCCGAAGCTCCGGAGGACTCAGCCCATGGAGTCTCCAAATTCCAGCAAATCCACCGCCAAGCCTCCAGAGCCCGCAAGCTCCAAGAGGAAGACTTCCTCAACAACCGCTCTACCTACCTCTCCGCCATTGCTGACGTCGAAGACGCCGACGAAAACGATGACCCGTCTCAGATTTCCGACTCCGGTGACGATATGTTCGGTGATATCGACAAGGCCATCGCTATGCAGCGCAAGGAGTTCGTGAAGCAAGGTCTCTTGAAGCCCAAccccaagaagaaaaagaaggaagagagcGAGGACGAGGTTGAAGGTGAAGGGCTTGATGAGTTGGAGCCAGAGGAGGTTGTGGATTTGGAAGAGATTGATGAGCTTCAAGGGCTTCGAGTGGTTTCTGAGGACTCGGACACTGATGGGTCCGAGAGGTTTGACGATGATGAGGTTAGTAAATTCGCGAATAGCAATCGTGGGTCGatgtcaaattcaaattcaaatttaaattttgatttggacTTTGATAGTTATGGCAAAGTTAAGAGTAGGATAGTGGAACCCAAGTTTAAGATGAGCTTAGCTGAGCTTTTGGACGAGAGTAAGGTCGTGCCCGTGTCGGTTTACGGTGATTTGGAGGTTGAGATTACTGGGATTCAACATGATTCTAGGTTGGTTTGCTCAGGGGAGTTGTTTGTGTGCTGTGTTGGGAGGAAAACCGATGGGCATTTGTATTTGAGTGAGGCTGATAAGAGAGGTGCAGTGGCAGTTGTGGCCAGTAAGGAGATTGATATAGAGGAGACCTTGGCGTGTAAGGCTTTGGTGATTGTAGAGGACACCAATGCCGTTCTTCCTGTGTTGGCTGCGTCTTTTTATAGGTACCCGTCGAAGAATATGGCAGTGATAGCCGTTACTGGGACGAATGGGAAGACGACCACTACGTATTTGATAAAAGGTTTGTATGAAGCGATGGGATTGAGAACCGGGATGTTGAGCACAGTTGCTTATTATGTGCATGGGGATAACAAGTTGGAGTCGCCTAACACGACCCCAGATGCTGTTTTGGTTCAGAATTTGATGGCGAAGATGCTCCATAATGGGACTGAAGCGGTTGTCATGGAGGCTTCTTCTCATGGACTAGCACTAGGGAGGTGTGATGAAGTGGATTTTGATATTGCAGTTTTCACAAATTTGACCAGGGAACATTTGGATTTTCATGGGACTGAGGAGGAGTATAGGGACGCCAAGGCTAAGCTATTTGCTAGGATGGTGGACCCAGAAAGACATAGGAAAGTTGTCAACATTGACGACCCAAATGCACCTCATTTTATAGCACAAGGGAACCCAGACGTGCCTGTTGTGACGTTTGCAATGGAGAATAAAAATGCGGATGTTCACCCGCTGAAGTTTGAGCTCTCCCTGTTTGAGACACAGGTTTTGGTCAATACGCCTCATGGTATACTGGAGATTTCATCAGGGTTACTTGGAAGgcataatatttataatattcttgCAGCTGTGGCAGTTGGGATTGCGGTTGGGGCACCTCTAGAGGACATTGTTAGAGGGATTGAAGAGGTTGATGCAGTTCCAGGGCGCTGTGAGTTGATAGACGAGGAACAGGCATTTGGAGTGATTGTGGACTATGCTCATACTCCTGATGCCCTGTCTAGACTACTGGATTTTGTAAGGGAGCTTGGACCGAGGAGGATCATCACCG TTGTTGGTTGTGGTGGTGAGCGTGATAGGGGGAATCGACCCATGATGGCAAAGATTGCAACAGATAAAAGTGATGTGACAATTCTGACATCTGACAATCCAAGGAATGAAGATCCAT TGGACATTTTGGATGATATGCTGGCCGGTGTAGGATGGACAATGCAAGATTATCTGAAATATGGAGAGAATGATTACTATCCACCTCTTCCAAATGGTCATAGGCTTTTCCTGCATGATATTAGAAGGGTGGCTGTACGTTGTGCTGTTGCCATGGGTGAGGAGGGTGATATGGTT GTGGTTGCTGGCAAAGGTCATGAAACGTATCAGATAGAAGGtgataagaatgaattttttgatGACCGGGAAGAGTGCCGTGAGGCATTGCAGTATGTTGATGAGCTTCACCGAGCTGGAATAGATACTAGTGAATTCCCATGGCG GTTGCCTGAGAGTCATTGA